A single region of the Sciurus carolinensis chromosome 14, mSciCar1.2, whole genome shotgun sequence genome encodes:
- the Plpp6 gene encoding polyisoprenoid diphosphate/phosphate phosphohydrolase PLPP6: MASPRRSVEGRPLGASASSNSSSPGSPAHGGGGGGGSGSGRFEFQSLLSSRAAGVDPTCARLRASESPVHRRGSFPLTAAGPSQAPPPTLPEEDRMDLNPSFLGIALRSLLAIDLWLSKKLGVCAGESSSWGSVRPLMKLLEISGHGITWLLGTLYCLYRSDSWAGREVLMNLLFALLLDLLVVALIKGLVRRRRPAHNQMDMFVTLSVDKYSFPSGHATRASLVSRFILKHLVLAIPLRVLVILWAFILGLSRVMLGRHNVTDVAFGFFLGYMQYSIVDYCWLSPHNAPVLFILWNQQ; this comes from the coding sequence ATGGCGAGCCCCCGGAGGAGCGTCGAGGGACGGCCGCTGGGCGCCTCCGCCTCGAGCAACAGCAGCAGCCCTGGCAGCCCAGCccatggcggcggcggcggcggcggcagcggcagcggcaggtTCGAGTTCCAGTCCCTGCTCAGCAGCCGCGCCGCGGGTGTGGACCCCACCTGCGCCCGGCTGCGCGCGTCCGAGAGCCCGGTGCACCGGCGCGGCTCCTTCCCTTTGACCGCCGCGGGCCCCTCGCAGGCGCCCCCTCCCACACTGCCCGAGGAGGACCGCATGGACCTGAACCCGTCCTTCCTAGGCATCGCCTTGCGCTCCCTGCTGGCCATCGACCTGTGGCTGTCCAAGAAGCTGGGGGTGTGTGCAGGGGAGAGCTCGTCTTGGGGCAGCGTGAGGCCCCTTATGAAGCTGCTGGAGATCTCAGGACACGGCATCACCTGGCTGCTGGGCACCCTCTACTGCCTGTACAGGAGCGACAGCTGGGCCGGGCGCGAGGTGCTGATGAACCTTCTCTTCGCCCTGCTGTTGGACCTGCTGGTTGTGGCCCTGATCAAAGGGCTGGTCCGCAGGCGCCGGCCGGCCCACAATCAGATGGACATGTTTGTCACTCTCTCGGTGGACAAGTACTCCTTTCCCTCGGGCCATGCCACAAGGGCTTCCCTGGTGTCCCGGTTCATCCTGAAGCACCTGGTACTGGCCATTCCACTGAGAGTGCTGGTGATATTGTGGGCCTTCATCTTGGGTCTCTCCAGGGTCATGCTGGGGAGGCACAATGTCACCGATGTGGCTTTTGGCTTTTTTCTGGGCTACATGCAGTACAGCATCGTGGACTATTGCTGGCTCTCACCCCACAATGCTCCGGTCCTCTTTATACTGTGGAATCAACAATGA